The following are from one region of the Carnobacterium gallinarum DSM 4847 genome:
- a CDS encoding WxL domain-containing protein has protein sequence MKKQTFITAGAVALLALTIGGTTASAADVGVYNSNAKVKFVPDTAITPPVDPTAPGSEVTPKDPDGITDPNPGTNGPLSIDFASSFGFDEQKITTKDVTYNAKAQVLSDGSLRPNYLQVTDKRGGTNGWTVQLKQDTQFKSASGTLDGALISVANGQVDSVSTSLAPSIAKANFDLTIDANGDGVAENILGAKTGEGAGTWVYRFGSDAAEGATSISLAVPGNTTKYAEEYVTGLTWTLSDTPQP, from the coding sequence ATGAAAAAACAAACATTTATCACTGCAGGGGCAGTAGCATTATTAGCTTTAACAATCGGAGGAACAACTGCATCAGCTGCAGATGTAGGCGTATATAATTCAAATGCAAAAGTAAAATTCGTTCCAGATACAGCAATTACACCACCAGTTGATCCAACTGCACCAGGTAGTGAAGTAACACCGAAAGATCCAGATGGAATCACAGATCCAAATCCAGGAACTAATGGACCATTAAGTATTGATTTCGCATCATCATTTGGTTTCGATGAGCAAAAAATTACAACTAAAGATGTAACTTATAATGCTAAAGCACAAGTATTATCAGACGGTAGCCTACGTCCAAACTATTTACAAGTAACAGATAAACGTGGGGGAACAAACGGTTGGACTGTTCAATTAAAACAAGATACACAATTTAAATCAGCAAGCGGTACATTAGATGGAGCTTTGATTTCTGTTGCTAATGGTCAAGTAGATTCAGTATCAACTTCATTAGCACCATCAATCGCTAAAGCTAATTTCGATCTAACAATCGATGCTAATGGCGATGGAGTTGCTGAAAATATTTTAGGAGCTAAAACTGGCGAAGGTGCTGGAACTTGGGTTTATCGTTTCGGAAGTGACGCTGCTGAGGGAGCAACAAGTATCTCATTAGCAGTACCAGGAAATACTACAAAATATGCAGAAGAATATGTAACTGGATTAACATGGACACTATCTGATACACCACAACCATAA
- a CDS encoding WxL domain-containing protein has product MKLTKIIATSAIVLTALSTTSVALAADAGTYKSTGSVEFVPNTGITPPVDPTLPGTEVTPITPDGKTPEPGTAGPLSIDYASSVSFGQNKITNKDMTYFAEPQKLDDGTLKPNYVQVTDTRGTNSGWSLTVKQEGQFTNATTTNKELTGAAISFTNGVAVSEALTTAPTVKDVTLDPTGAASPIMNAEVGSGALTWLDVFGTIEDTEVDGVTVKKNKAITLSIPGTTPKDAVKYATELTWTLGDVPASNF; this is encoded by the coding sequence ATGAAATTAACTAAAATTATCGCAACATCAGCAATCGTATTAACAGCACTAAGCACAACATCAGTGGCATTAGCAGCAGATGCAGGAACATACAAATCAACAGGTTCGGTTGAATTTGTACCTAATACTGGTATTACACCACCGGTTGATCCAACACTTCCTGGAACAGAAGTAACTCCGATTACTCCAGATGGAAAAACACCAGAACCAGGAACAGCTGGACCATTAAGTATTGACTATGCTTCAAGCGTGAGCTTTGGTCAAAACAAAATTACGAATAAAGATATGACTTATTTTGCAGAACCACAAAAATTAGATGATGGTACATTAAAACCAAACTATGTTCAAGTAACAGATACTCGTGGAACAAATAGTGGATGGTCATTGACTGTGAAACAAGAAGGTCAATTTACAAATGCAACAACAACTAACAAAGAATTAACAGGTGCAGCGATTTCATTCACAAATGGTGTAGCAGTTAGTGAAGCGTTAACAACCGCTCCAACTGTAAAAGATGTTACACTAGACCCAACAGGTGCAGCTTCACCTATCATGAATGCTGAAGTTGGTTCAGGAGCTTTAACTTGGTTAGATGTTTTCGGTACAATTGAAGATACTGAAGTTGATGGCGTAACAGTTAAGAAGAATAAAGCAATCACATTATCAATTCCAGGAACTACACCAAAAGATGCAGTAAAATATGCAACAGAATTAACTTGGACTTTAGGTGACGTACCAGCAAGTAACTTTTAA